Proteins encoded by one window of Cannabis sativa cultivar Pink pepper isolate KNU-18-1 chromosome 4, ASM2916894v1, whole genome shotgun sequence:
- the LOC115712352 gene encoding B3 domain-containing protein LOC_Os12g40080, whose amino-acid sequence MANVHTKFTTPTPPHFFKIILQKTLHDNKIQIPKTFWVKHCGSLSNQVFLKLPCGSTWEVGLTKTSDGKIWIENGWNKFAQHCSLSYGNFLVFRYEGDSQFHVIIFNLTTTEIDYPSNPNNLGNHNVESTEVLDSFPRNSKTSDKSPLPCSQLHKKIKTSVSCKPQSNNLSLPRISTPKVMEKESLSSKVDKSAPKRYQKPSSDIEKHNADDTKDGISIQAMDKSPIPCSARPHKKMKTSPDYGTKSKVMKWEFSDKECGESSLPEWMKPEIFLSRQILSANEKAEAVKRVKDFQSKDPFFMVYIQPSAVGANYNVIIPSIFASQYLLNNINKHGDVILKVEDGRTWSVRYCFSRRKRASKTKFQRGWKAFAQENDLKVGDVCAFVLRESIGIMLFEVVIFCGNGVQKSAMPKSCNNTMMINRRSGLKQTTVLERGSSSQSERPSFTVIMHETYATGHCYFVLPYKFVEKYIKKKECEVRLSLPDGRCWFVQLKVRQANACPRAELCRGWREFALDNSLQAGDICKFELTIDNGNEVSFKVSIDKDYDYDDAYNKKVANKRKAITPSKLKKNPSVKVESSFAHNNMNIKKEQVEIKVEPNISDMTMKLKSDNQGRASKVASKFFSNNPYFHVVLRSNHVYGFKLPFPSKFASQHLEGKGQVMSLWVGEKYWDVKLMHFKSTYEFGAGWIAFAVENSLMPKDVCVFELINNNQAEMKVHIFRESDLAQE is encoded by the exons ATGGCCAATGTTCACACAAAGTTTACTACTCCTACACCTCCTCATTTTTTCAAGATTATTCTTCAGAAAACTCTTCATGACAacaagata CAAATCCCAAAGACATTTTGGGTGAAACATTGTGGGTCTTTATCAAATCAAGTATTTCTTAAACTACCATGTGGATCAACATGGGAGGTAGGACTAACAAAAACTAGTGATGGAAAGATTTGGATAGAAAATGGTTGGAATAAATTTGCACAACATTGTTCTTTAAGTTATGGAAATTTCTTAGTTTTTCGATATGAAGGAGACTCTCAGTTCCATGTTATCATATTTAACTTAACCACTACAGAGATAGATTATCCTTCTAATCCTAACAATTTGGGGAACCATAATGTTGAGTCTACTGAAGTCTTGGACAGTTTTCCAAGGAATTCTAAAACCAGTGACAAGTCTCCATTACCATGTTCTCAGCTccacaagaaaattaaaactagtgTTTCTTGTAAACCACAAAGCAACAACCTATCTCTTCCTAGAATATCTACACCCAAAG TTATGGAAAAAGAAAGCTTATCAAGTAAAGTAGACAAATCTGCCCCGAAAAGATACCAGAAACCGTCGTCTGACATTGAGAAGCATAATGCTGATGATACTAAAGATGGTATTTCAATTCAAGCCATGGACAAGTCTCCAATACCATGTTCAGCTAGGCCCCACAAGAAAATGAAAACTAGTCCTGATTATGGCACTAAATCTAAAG TCATGAAGTGGGAGTTTTCTGATAAAGAATGTGGAGAATCTTCCCTACCAGAGTGGATGAAACCTGAAATCTTTTTAAGTAGACAGATTTTGAGTGCTAATGAAAAGGCTGAAGCTGTCAAGAGAGTTAAAGATTTTCAATCTAAAGACCCCTTTTTCATGGTTTACATACAACCATCAGCTGTTGGAGCTAACTATAATGTG ATTATACCTTCTATCTTTGCAAGTCAATACCTCCTCAACAACATCAATAAGCATGGAGATGTGATACTTAAGGTTGAGGATGGAAGGACCTGGTCTGTTAGATACTGTTTTTCACGGCGGAAAAGAGCTTCTAAAACCAAATTCCAGCGCGGTTGGAAGGCCTTTGCTCAGGAAAATGATTTGAAAGTAGGTGATGTTTGTGCCTTTGTTTTGAGAGAGAGCATTGGGATAATGTTATTTGAAGTAGTTATTTTTTGTGGAAATGGAGTACAAAAATCAG CCATGCCAAAATCTTGCAACAACACCATGATGATCAATAGAAGAAGTGGCCTAAAACAAACTACAGTTCTTGAAAGAGGAAGCTCTTCTCAATCCGAAAGGCCATCCTTCACAGTTATTATGCATGAAACTTATGCAACTGGTCATTGTTATTTT GTCTTGCCATACAAGTTTGTGGAGAAATACATTAAAAAGAAAGAATGTGAGGTAAGACTTTCGCTTCCAGATGGTAGATGTTGGTTTGTCCAATTGAAGGTGAGGCAGGCAAATGCATGTCCAAGAGCTGAATTGTGCCGAGGCTGGAGAGAATTCGCGTTGGATAATAGTCTGCAAGCGGGTGATATCTGCAAGTTTGAATTAACTATTGACAATGGCAATGAAGTTTCATTTAAAGTTTCCATTGATAAGGATTATGATTATGATGATGCATATAACAAGAAAG TTGCAAATAAGAGAAAAGCAATTACACCTTCCAAGCTAAAGAAAAATCCTTCTGTGAAAGTTGAATCTTCTTTTGCTCATAACAACATGAATATAAAGAAAGAACAAGTGGAAATTAAAGTTGAACCTAATATTTCAG ACATGACTATGAAACTGAAATCTGACAATCAAGGCAGAGCTTCTAAGGTAGCCAGCAAATTCTTCTCAAACAATCCTTACTTCCATGTGGTTTTGCGATCAAATCACGTGTATGGATTTAAATTG CCTTTTCCGAGTAAATTTGCAAGCCAACATTTAGAGGGAAAGGGTCAAGTTATGAGTCTTTGGGTTGGTGAGAAATATTGGGATGTGAAGTTAATGCATTTTAAATCAACATATGAGTTTGGTGCTGGATGGATTGCATTTGCAGTAGAAAACTCTCTCATGCCAAAAGATGTGTGCGTCTTTGAGCTAATTAACAACAATCAAGCTGAGATGAAAGTTCACATATTTAGAGAAAGTGATTTGGCTCAAGAGTAG
- the LOC133037380 gene encoding B3 domain-containing transcription factor VRN1-like isoform X2, which produces MASASQRAQTKFSPTAPHFIKIILNENIGRTKLQIPKTFWMKYCGSLSSQIILNLPCGSRWEVGLTKSSDGKVWLEKGWNKFAQHFSLSRGNLVVFRYEMREFNVIIFGITMVEIDYPSNPILVKKHVHIDGDDVSFEVLEKFSLHPKSRVKSPLPCSQPHKKMKQSPLGKVMEKGSSSIKVESGDTIDNTTTGLPTSKRYQKTLSVHRNISAVERANYFQSEYPFFTVIMKASYTTDRRNFHIPRWFAQTYIKKEECKASLWISDDKSWHVQYKVRLTSGSTAAEFINGWKAFVVENNLEVGSICKFELTNIVNDVSFRVSIVKPDDDAHNYLATKLASTSKQNVRYDASSTKKNDKANIFPQNIISEKEEKIVVKLSVQISPGSSYLREIWAI; this is translated from the exons ATGGCTTCTGCTAGCCAGAGAGCTCAGACAAAGTTTTCTCCAACTGCTCcccattttattaaaattattcttAATGAAAATATTGGGAGAACCAAGTTA CAAATTCCTAAGACATTTTGGATGAAATACTGTGGTTCCTTGTCGAGTCAAATAATTCTTAATCTTCCATGTGGATCAAGATGGGAGGTAGGGTTGACAAAAAGTAGTGATGGAAAAGTATGGTTAGAAAAAGGTTGGAATAAATTTGCACAACATTTTTCTTTAAGCAGGGGAAATCTAGTGGTTTTCCGATATGAAATGAGAGAGTTCAATGTGATTATATTTGGAATAACTATGGTAGAAATTGATTACCCATCTAATCCAATCCTTGTTAAGAAGCATGTACATATTGATGGAGATGATGTTTCTTTTGAAGTCTTGGAAAAATTTTCACTGCATCCTAAATCAAGGGTAAAATCTCCATTACCATGTTCTCAGCCCCACAAGAAAATGAAACAAAGTCCTCTTGGTAAAG TTATGGAAAAAGGAAGCTCATCAATCAAAGTAGAATCTGGTGACACTATAGATAACACAACCACTGGCTTGCCTACCTCGAAAAGATACCAGAAAACCTTGTCTGTCCATAGAAACATCTCAGCTGTTGAAAGGGCCAACTACTTTCAATCTGAATATCCTTTCTTTACTGTTATTATGAAAGCATCATATACAACTGATCGGAGAAATTTC CATATACCACGCTGGTTTGCACAAACATACATTAAGAAGGAAGAATGCAAAGCTAGCCTTTGGATTTCAGATGATAAATCTTGGCATGTCCAGTACAAAGTTCGATTGACAAGTGGATCAACAGCAGCCGAATTCATCAATGGATGGAAAGCATTTGTGGTGGAAAACAATTTGGAAGTGGGATCTATTTGCAAATTTGAACTGACTAATATTGTCAATGATGTTTCATTTAGAGTTTCTATTGTTAAGCCTGATGATGATGCACATAACTACTTAG CTACAAAATTAGCAAGTACATCAAAGCAAAATGTGAGATATGATGCTTCTTCTACTAAAAAGAATGACAAAGCCAACATATTTCCACAGAACATAATTTCagagaaagaagagaaaattgTTGTTAAACTTTCAG TGCAGATAAGTCCAGGAAGCTCATATCTGAGGGAAATATGGGCAATTTAG
- the LOC133037380 gene encoding B3 domain-containing transcription factor VRN1-like isoform X4: MASASQRAQTKFSPTAPHFIKIILNENIGRTKLHVHIDGDDVSFEVLEKFSLHPKSRVKSPLPCSQPHKKMKQSPLGKVMEKGSSSIKVESGDTIDNTTTGLPTSKRYQKTLSVHRNISAVERANYFQSEYPFFTVIMKASYTTDRRNFHIPRWFAQTYIKKEECKASLWISDDKSWHVQYKVRLTSGSTAAEFINGWKAFVVENNLEVGSICKFELTNIVNDVSFRVSIVKPDDDAHNYLATKLASTSKQNVRYDASSTKKNDKANIFPQNIISEKEEKIVVKLSDKSRKLISEGNMGNLGTSKMLHLQKIPASK; encoded by the exons ATGGCTTCTGCTAGCCAGAGAGCTCAGACAAAGTTTTCTCCAACTGCTCcccattttattaaaattattcttAATGAAAATATTGGGAGAACCAAGTTA CATGTACATATTGATGGAGATGATGTTTCTTTTGAAGTCTTGGAAAAATTTTCACTGCATCCTAAATCAAGGGTAAAATCTCCATTACCATGTTCTCAGCCCCACAAGAAAATGAAACAAAGTCCTCTTGGTAAAG TTATGGAAAAAGGAAGCTCATCAATCAAAGTAGAATCTGGTGACACTATAGATAACACAACCACTGGCTTGCCTACCTCGAAAAGATACCAGAAAACCTTGTCTGTCCATAGAAACATCTCAGCTGTTGAAAGGGCCAACTACTTTCAATCTGAATATCCTTTCTTTACTGTTATTATGAAAGCATCATATACAACTGATCGGAGAAATTTC CATATACCACGCTGGTTTGCACAAACATACATTAAGAAGGAAGAATGCAAAGCTAGCCTTTGGATTTCAGATGATAAATCTTGGCATGTCCAGTACAAAGTTCGATTGACAAGTGGATCAACAGCAGCCGAATTCATCAATGGATGGAAAGCATTTGTGGTGGAAAACAATTTGGAAGTGGGATCTATTTGCAAATTTGAACTGACTAATATTGTCAATGATGTTTCATTTAGAGTTTCTATTGTTAAGCCTGATGATGATGCACATAACTACTTAG CTACAAAATTAGCAAGTACATCAAAGCAAAATGTGAGATATGATGCTTCTTCTACTAAAAAGAATGACAAAGCCAACATATTTCCACAGAACATAATTTCagagaaagaagagaaaattgTTGTTAAACTTTCAG ATAAGTCCAGGAAGCTCATATCTGAGGGAAATATGGGCAATTTAGGCACTAGCAAGATGCTTCATCTTCAGAAAATCCCAGCTTCCAAGTGA
- the LOC133037380 gene encoding B3 domain-containing protein REM19-like isoform X5 gives MREFNVIIFGITMVEIDYPSNPILVKKHVHIDGDDVSFEVLEKFSLHPKSRVKSPLPCSQPHKKMKQSPLGKVMEKGSSSIKVESGDTIDNTTTGLPTSKRYQKTLSVHRNISAVERANYFQSEYPFFTVIMKASYTTDRRNFHIPRWFAQTYIKKEECKASLWISDDKSWHVQYKVRLTSGSTAAEFINGWKAFVVENNLEVGSICKFELTNIVNDVSFRVSIVKPDDDAHNYLATKLASTSKQNVRYDASSTKKNDKANIFPQNIISEKEEKIVVKLSDKSRKLISEGNMGNLGTSKMLHLQKIPASK, from the exons ATGAGAGAGTTCAATGTGATTATATTTGGAATAACTATGGTAGAAATTGATTACCCATCTAATCCAATCCTTGTTAAGAAGCATGTACATATTGATGGAGATGATGTTTCTTTTGAAGTCTTGGAAAAATTTTCACTGCATCCTAAATCAAGGGTAAAATCTCCATTACCATGTTCTCAGCCCCACAAGAAAATGAAACAAAGTCCTCTTGGTAAAG TTATGGAAAAAGGAAGCTCATCAATCAAAGTAGAATCTGGTGACACTATAGATAACACAACCACTGGCTTGCCTACCTCGAAAAGATACCAGAAAACCTTGTCTGTCCATAGAAACATCTCAGCTGTTGAAAGGGCCAACTACTTTCAATCTGAATATCCTTTCTTTACTGTTATTATGAAAGCATCATATACAACTGATCGGAGAAATTTC CATATACCACGCTGGTTTGCACAAACATACATTAAGAAGGAAGAATGCAAAGCTAGCCTTTGGATTTCAGATGATAAATCTTGGCATGTCCAGTACAAAGTTCGATTGACAAGTGGATCAACAGCAGCCGAATTCATCAATGGATGGAAAGCATTTGTGGTGGAAAACAATTTGGAAGTGGGATCTATTTGCAAATTTGAACTGACTAATATTGTCAATGATGTTTCATTTAGAGTTTCTATTGTTAAGCCTGATGATGATGCACATAACTACTTAG CTACAAAATTAGCAAGTACATCAAAGCAAAATGTGAGATATGATGCTTCTTCTACTAAAAAGAATGACAAAGCCAACATATTTCCACAGAACATAATTTCagagaaagaagagaaaattgTTGTTAAACTTTCAG ATAAGTCCAGGAAGCTCATATCTGAGGGAAATATGGGCAATTTAGGCACTAGCAAGATGCTTCATCTTCAGAAAATCCCAGCTTCCAAGTGA
- the LOC115713769 gene encoding B3 domain-containing protein LOC_Os12g40080-like, with the protein MAVGLTYRCCFVAAKIAATPSKRNVKLESSLASDDESSMISPNIISDNEQEKFSVEDSDTDESTELISKANTGNKGTCKRPSSSRTTNHCFSENRSLKVVLRPIHLQRYKLNIPLYFAKKYLKDKTQTMTLWVGERCWDVRFLVGEKDFSFSAGWKDFTRENSLKPGDACIFKLIKGNQSELKVTIIRKSGNSKGRKISQNIIKKKEQKKVIAGLSDKSTNLISETNTSNNQDSPSSSSSKSSVVKRASEVASHFFSKNPSFKVTLQLDHVHGGYKLPIPSDFASHYFEEKTETISLWVGEDEYRHDVKLIVNGSEYKFSTGWAEFAMNNSLHPRDICIFELIKRSNQPEMKVNIFRQHVLYF; encoded by the exons ATGGCTGTAGGATTAACTTATAGGTGTTGTTTTGTAGCTGCAAAGATAGCAGCTACACCATCTAAGCGAAATGTGAAACTTGAATCTTCTTTGGCGAGCGATGATGAATCCAGCATGATTTCACCAAACATAATTTCAGATAATGAACAAGAGAAATTTTCTGTTGAAGATTCAG ATACAGATGAGTCCACCGAGTTGATATCTAAAGCTAACACTGGAAACAAAGGCACTTGTAAGAGGCCTTCATCTTCAAGAACAACCAACCATTGCTTTTCAGAAAATCGCAGCCTCAAAGTGGTTTTGAGACCAATTCACTTGCAAAGATATAAACTA AATATTCCATTGTATTTTGCAAAGAAATACCTTAAAGACAAGACTCAAACTATGACTCTTTGGGTTGGTGAGAGATGTTGGGATGTGAGGTTTTTGGTTGGTGaaaaagatttttctttttctgctgGATGGAAGGACTTTACAAGAGAGAACTCTCTAAAGCCAGGAGATGCTTGCATCTTTAAGTTGATTAAGGGGAACCAATCTGAGCTGAAAGTTACCATTATTAGAAAAAGTG GCAATAGTAAAGGTAGAAAAATTTCCCAGAACATAATCAAAAAGAAAGAACAAAAGAAAGTCATTGCTGGACTTTCAG ATAAGTCCACTAATCTGATATCTGAAACAAACACTAGTAATAACCAAGACAGcccttcttcatcttcatctaaaTCTTCAGTGGTTAAGAGAGCTTCTGAAGTAGCTAGccatttcttttcaaaaaatccAAGCTTTAAAGTGACTTTGCAATTAGATCATGTGCATGGAGGATATAAACTG CCTATTCCATCGGATTTTGCAAGCCATTATTTTGAGGAAAAGACAGAAACTATTAGTCTTTGGGTTGGTGAAGATGAATACAGGCATGATGTGAAGTTAATTGTTAATGGATCAGAATATAAATTTTCTACTGGATGGGCTGAATTTGCAATGAATAACTCTCTTCATCCAAGAGATATATGCATTTTTGAGCTGATTAAGAGGAGTAATCAACCTGAGATGAAAGTTAACATATTTAGACAACATGTTTTATACTTTTGA
- the LOC133037155 gene encoding B3 domain-containing protein At1g49475-like, which yields MASSTAHYFFKIVLQQTLLNKLMIIYILFWSFLLQQIPSRFLKKYCGGSLPSQVFLKLPCGSRWEVGLTKSRDGKVWMKKGWDKFAQHCSLRRGNFLVFGYEGDSEFHVIIFDTNTMEIDYPSNHPNHYEKHNVDIDEEEEEEDDDDDDDDDDDDDDDDDDDDESIEVLNSFPRYPKTRDKSPIPCSRPQKKIRTSGPVKAPTNNLSHLRRSKAKGTYSKPKYIICLENRTIV from the exons ATGGCTTCTTCTACTGCTCACTACTTTTTCAAGATTGTTCTTCAACAAACTCTTCTAAACAAGCTT ATGATTATATA tattttgttttgGTCTTTCCTTTTGCAGcaaattcctagtagatttttAAAGAAATACTGTGGTGGTTCCTTACCAAGTCAAGTATTTCTTAAACTACCTTGTGGATCAAGATGGGAGGTGGGGCTCACAAAAAGTAGAGATGGAAAAGTATGGATGAAAAAGGGTTGGGATAAATTTGCACAACATTGTTCTTTAAGGCGTGGAAATTTCTTAGTTTTTGGATATGAAGGAGACTCTGAGTTCCATGTAATCATATTTGACACAAACACTATGGAGATTGATTATCCTTCTAATCATCCCAACCATTATGAGAAGCATAATGTTGAtattgatgaagaagaagaagaagaagatgatgatgatgatgatgatgatgatgatgatgatgatgatgatgatgatgatgatgatgagtctATTGAAGTGTTAAACAGTTTTCCAAGGTATCCTAAAACCAGGGACAAGTCTCCAATACCATGTTCTAGGCCCCAAAAGAAAATTAGAACAAGTGGTCCTGTTAAAGCACCAACTAACAACCTATCTCATCTTAGAAGGTCTAAAGCCAAAGGTACTTACTCTAAACCAAAATACATTATTTGTTTAGAAAACAGAACAATAGTTTAG
- the LOC133037380 gene encoding B3 domain-containing transcription factor VRN1-like isoform X3 translates to MKYCGSLSSQIILNLPCGSRWEVGLTKSSDGKVWLEKGWNKFAQHFSLSRGNLVVFRYEMREFNVIIFGITMVEIDYPSNPILVKKHVHIDGDDVSFEVLEKFSLHPKSRVKSPLPCSQPHKKMKQSPLGKVMEKGSSSIKVESGDTIDNTTTGLPTSKRYQKTLSVHRNISAVERANYFQSEYPFFTVIMKASYTTDRRNFHIPRWFAQTYIKKEECKASLWISDDKSWHVQYKVRLTSGSTAAEFINGWKAFVVENNLEVGSICKFELTNIVNDVSFRVSIVKPDDDAHNYLATKLASTSKQNVRYDASSTKKNDKANIFPQNIISEKEEKIVVKLSDKSRKLISEGNMGNLGTSKMLHLQKIPASK, encoded by the exons ATGAAATACTGTGGTTCCTTGTCGAGTCAAATAATTCTTAATCTTCCATGTGGATCAAGATGGGAGGTAGGGTTGACAAAAAGTAGTGATGGAAAAGTATGGTTAGAAAAAGGTTGGAATAAATTTGCACAACATTTTTCTTTAAGCAGGGGAAATCTAGTGGTTTTCCGATATGAAATGAGAGAGTTCAATGTGATTATATTTGGAATAACTATGGTAGAAATTGATTACCCATCTAATCCAATCCTTGTTAAGAAGCATGTACATATTGATGGAGATGATGTTTCTTTTGAAGTCTTGGAAAAATTTTCACTGCATCCTAAATCAAGGGTAAAATCTCCATTACCATGTTCTCAGCCCCACAAGAAAATGAAACAAAGTCCTCTTGGTAAAG TTATGGAAAAAGGAAGCTCATCAATCAAAGTAGAATCTGGTGACACTATAGATAACACAACCACTGGCTTGCCTACCTCGAAAAGATACCAGAAAACCTTGTCTGTCCATAGAAACATCTCAGCTGTTGAAAGGGCCAACTACTTTCAATCTGAATATCCTTTCTTTACTGTTATTATGAAAGCATCATATACAACTGATCGGAGAAATTTC CATATACCACGCTGGTTTGCACAAACATACATTAAGAAGGAAGAATGCAAAGCTAGCCTTTGGATTTCAGATGATAAATCTTGGCATGTCCAGTACAAAGTTCGATTGACAAGTGGATCAACAGCAGCCGAATTCATCAATGGATGGAAAGCATTTGTGGTGGAAAACAATTTGGAAGTGGGATCTATTTGCAAATTTGAACTGACTAATATTGTCAATGATGTTTCATTTAGAGTTTCTATTGTTAAGCCTGATGATGATGCACATAACTACTTAG CTACAAAATTAGCAAGTACATCAAAGCAAAATGTGAGATATGATGCTTCTTCTACTAAAAAGAATGACAAAGCCAACATATTTCCACAGAACATAATTTCagagaaagaagagaaaattgTTGTTAAACTTTCAG ATAAGTCCAGGAAGCTCATATCTGAGGGAAATATGGGCAATTTAGGCACTAGCAAGATGCTTCATCTTCAGAAAATCCCAGCTTCCAAGTGA
- the LOC133037380 gene encoding B3 domain-containing transcription factor VRN1-like isoform X1, producing the protein MASASQRAQTKFSPTAPHFIKIILNENIGRTKLQIPKTFWMKYCGSLSSQIILNLPCGSRWEVGLTKSSDGKVWLEKGWNKFAQHFSLSRGNLVVFRYEMREFNVIIFGITMVEIDYPSNPILVKKHVHIDGDDVSFEVLEKFSLHPKSRVKSPLPCSQPHKKMKQSPLGKVMEKGSSSIKVESGDTIDNTTTGLPTSKRYQKTLSVHRNISAVERANYFQSEYPFFTVIMKASYTTDRRNFHIPRWFAQTYIKKEECKASLWISDDKSWHVQYKVRLTSGSTAAEFINGWKAFVVENNLEVGSICKFELTNIVNDVSFRVSIVKPDDDAHNYLATKLASTSKQNVRYDASSTKKNDKANIFPQNIISEKEEKIVVKLSDKSRKLISEGNMGNLGTSKMLHLQKIPASK; encoded by the exons ATGGCTTCTGCTAGCCAGAGAGCTCAGACAAAGTTTTCTCCAACTGCTCcccattttattaaaattattcttAATGAAAATATTGGGAGAACCAAGTTA CAAATTCCTAAGACATTTTGGATGAAATACTGTGGTTCCTTGTCGAGTCAAATAATTCTTAATCTTCCATGTGGATCAAGATGGGAGGTAGGGTTGACAAAAAGTAGTGATGGAAAAGTATGGTTAGAAAAAGGTTGGAATAAATTTGCACAACATTTTTCTTTAAGCAGGGGAAATCTAGTGGTTTTCCGATATGAAATGAGAGAGTTCAATGTGATTATATTTGGAATAACTATGGTAGAAATTGATTACCCATCTAATCCAATCCTTGTTAAGAAGCATGTACATATTGATGGAGATGATGTTTCTTTTGAAGTCTTGGAAAAATTTTCACTGCATCCTAAATCAAGGGTAAAATCTCCATTACCATGTTCTCAGCCCCACAAGAAAATGAAACAAAGTCCTCTTGGTAAAG TTATGGAAAAAGGAAGCTCATCAATCAAAGTAGAATCTGGTGACACTATAGATAACACAACCACTGGCTTGCCTACCTCGAAAAGATACCAGAAAACCTTGTCTGTCCATAGAAACATCTCAGCTGTTGAAAGGGCCAACTACTTTCAATCTGAATATCCTTTCTTTACTGTTATTATGAAAGCATCATATACAACTGATCGGAGAAATTTC CATATACCACGCTGGTTTGCACAAACATACATTAAGAAGGAAGAATGCAAAGCTAGCCTTTGGATTTCAGATGATAAATCTTGGCATGTCCAGTACAAAGTTCGATTGACAAGTGGATCAACAGCAGCCGAATTCATCAATGGATGGAAAGCATTTGTGGTGGAAAACAATTTGGAAGTGGGATCTATTTGCAAATTTGAACTGACTAATATTGTCAATGATGTTTCATTTAGAGTTTCTATTGTTAAGCCTGATGATGATGCACATAACTACTTAG CTACAAAATTAGCAAGTACATCAAAGCAAAATGTGAGATATGATGCTTCTTCTACTAAAAAGAATGACAAAGCCAACATATTTCCACAGAACATAATTTCagagaaagaagagaaaattgTTGTTAAACTTTCAG ATAAGTCCAGGAAGCTCATATCTGAGGGAAATATGGGCAATTTAGGCACTAGCAAGATGCTTCATCTTCAGAAAATCCCAGCTTCCAAGTGA
- the LOC133037156 gene encoding B3 domain-containing protein Os11g0197600-like produces MKKGSLPSKVDKSTPKRCQKPSSVNRNTTALERANLFESDYPFFAVIMKRSYATSLRNFHVPSWFARTYIIKKQCEASLWVSNGESWSVHYRVVGGSNAAEFSEGWKAFALENSLEVRKKCS; encoded by the exons ATGAAAAAGGGAAGCTTACCAAGTAAAGTAGACAAATCTACCCCGAAAAGATGCCAGAAACCGTCATCTGTCAACAGAAACACCACAGCTCTTGAAAGAGCCAATCTCTTTGAGTCTGACTATCCTTTCTTTGCTGTTATAATGAAAAGGTCATATGCAACTAGTCTGAGAAATTTT CATGTACCATCCTGGTTTGCAAGAACATACATTATTAAGAAACAATGTGAAGCTAGCCTTTGGGTTTCAAATGGTGAATCTTGGTCTGTCCATTACAGAGTCGTAGGTGGATCAAACGCAGCCGAATTCAGTGAAGGATGGAAAGCATTTGCACTGGAAAATAGTTTGGAA GTGAGAAAGAAGTGTTCTTAA